In Synechocystis sp. PCC 6714, the following are encoded in one genomic region:
- a CDS encoding phosphatase PAP2 family protein, with amino-acid sequence MKSSAKSPLPPWLTIVGRVPFLACLAIVGLLIALGHNFREVSDLKEIAFDIAFLDWLRQVIPEKMAPFWIKVYKGTGVELTATMIAITLGFLAWKRYWSEIKYLVFATLGILLVIDQVLKPFFNRTRPLPRLVDVDGRSFPSGHAAGGVVFYFYLAFLLASHFPQYRWQIYLGATLWVGFIGIASMYCRVHWLTDILAGYGVGFIWLTISLFLLKREKPDVYL; translated from the coding sequence ATGAAGTCTTCGGCCAAATCTCCTTTGCCCCCCTGGTTGACCATTGTCGGTCGAGTTCCTTTCCTTGCCTGCTTGGCGATCGTGGGATTATTGATCGCCCTAGGCCACAATTTTAGGGAAGTAAGCGACCTGAAGGAAATTGCCTTTGACATTGCCTTTTTAGACTGGCTTCGTCAAGTGATTCCCGAAAAGATGGCCCCTTTTTGGATCAAGGTCTACAAAGGTACTGGGGTGGAACTAACCGCCACCATGATCGCCATCACCCTGGGCTTTCTGGCCTGGAAACGCTATTGGTCGGAGATTAAATATTTAGTGTTTGCCACCCTGGGCATCCTTTTGGTAATTGACCAAGTGTTAAAACCTTTTTTTAACCGTACCCGTCCTTTGCCCCGTCTGGTGGATGTGGATGGTCGGAGTTTCCCCAGTGGCCATGCGGCGGGAGGAGTAGTTTTTTACTTTTACCTTGCCTTTTTGTTAGCTTCCCACTTTCCCCAATATCGTTGGCAAATTTACCTTGGTGCTACCCTTTGGGTGGGTTTCATTGGCATTGCCAGTATGTATTGTCGAGTTCATTGGTTAACGGACATTCTGGCCGGCTATGGAGTGGGCTTCATTTGGTTAACCATCAGTCTATTTTTGCTCAAGCGGGAAAAACCCGACGTCTATCTTTGA
- a CDS encoding TIGR04376 family protein: MGVFDDVGRFLEDRLEEFLHNNPHLELEALLEQLKEQEADARRLLVDLERKKQDQENQILNLAQDIQAWHSRIQQAQVAGREDLAQKAQEREATLLRQGNQVWGQRAGTEQRISQAQNLLKEIQQRQKEVAQKAKQVAAQQKASEAQRRAADTMGWNQGNTGETYHRELDPLEAEFKKWEVETELDRLKRNVSR; encoded by the coding sequence ATGGGCGTGTTTGATGATGTCGGCCGTTTTTTGGAAGACCGTCTAGAAGAGTTTTTACACAACAACCCCCATCTAGAATTGGAGGCCCTGTTGGAGCAGTTGAAGGAACAGGAAGCCGATGCCCGCCGCCTATTGGTGGACTTGGAGCGCAAAAAACAGGATCAGGAAAATCAAATTTTGAACCTCGCCCAAGATATTCAAGCCTGGCACAGCCGCATTCAACAGGCCCAGGTTGCGGGGAGGGAAGATCTAGCCCAGAAAGCCCAGGAAAGGGAAGCAACATTACTGCGCCAGGGCAATCAGGTCTGGGGGCAACGGGCCGGAACCGAACAACGCATTAGCCAAGCCCAAAATTTGCTCAAGGAAATCCAGCAACGGCAAAAGGAAGTGGCGCAAAAAGCTAAGCAAGTGGCCGCCCAGCAAAAAGCTTCTGAAGCCCAAAGGAGAGCGGCGGATACCATGGGCTGGAACCAGGGCAATACAGGGGAAACCTACCATCGAGAGCTAGACCCCCTGGAAGCGGAGTTTAAAAAATGGGAAGTGGAAACGGAACTGGATCGGCTCAAGCGGAACGTAAGCCGCTAG
- the holA gene encoding DNA polymerase III subunit delta yields MPIYFYWGEDQFTLQQAVKQLQKRCLDAQWEAFNFEKISGEQADATQQALEQALTPPFGGGDRLVWVVDSTLGQSCDDGLLARLQKSIPAIPPDCHLLFTSSKKLDRRLKSTKYLENNATIREFALISPWNTEALIHQIQSIAQDLQLPLTPETEGFLAEALGNDTRLIWNELRKLKLYSQSQSGPLTVPQAEELVNTSTQNSLQLAQAIRDGETAQALQLVADLLLTHNEPALKILATLTGQFRTWTLIKLALEAGEKDDKAIAAQADLSNPKRLYFLRKELRGITGGQLLKTLPLLLELEYQLKRGADPCSSLQTKVIELSSLFQPVHRRR; encoded by the coding sequence ATGCCCATCTATTTTTATTGGGGCGAAGACCAATTTACCCTACAGCAGGCCGTTAAACAATTACAGAAACGCTGTTTAGATGCCCAGTGGGAAGCATTCAATTTTGAAAAAATTTCTGGGGAACAGGCCGATGCAACCCAACAGGCCCTGGAACAAGCCCTTACTCCCCCCTTCGGTGGTGGAGATCGCCTGGTGTGGGTGGTGGATTCCACCTTGGGACAAAGTTGTGACGATGGTTTGCTGGCTAGGCTGCAGAAAAGTATTCCCGCTATTCCCCCCGACTGTCATTTACTATTCACTTCCAGCAAAAAACTTGATCGCCGGCTGAAATCAACTAAATATTTAGAAAATAACGCCACCATTAGGGAATTTGCCCTCATTTCTCCCTGGAACACCGAAGCTTTAATTCACCAAATCCAGTCGATCGCCCAGGATCTGCAATTACCCTTAACGCCGGAAACGGAAGGTTTTTTGGCAGAAGCGTTGGGTAATGATACGAGATTAATTTGGAATGAGTTGCGTAAGCTAAAACTCTACAGTCAGAGCCAATCCGGCCCTCTAACGGTGCCCCAGGCCGAAGAGTTGGTCAACACCAGCACCCAAAATAGTTTGCAGTTGGCCCAGGCCATCCGGGACGGGGAAACAGCCCAGGCGTTGCAGTTGGTGGCGGATTTATTACTGACCCATAACGAACCAGCCTTAAAAATTTTGGCTACCCTCACTGGCCAGTTCCGCACTTGGACTTTGATTAAACTTGCCTTGGAAGCTGGGGAAAAAGATGATAAGGCGATCGCCGCCCAGGCGGATCTGAGTAATCCCAAACGTTTATATTTTCTGCGGAAGGAACTACGGGGCATCACCGGGGGGCAATTGCTCAAAACTCTGCCCCTGTTGCTGGAATTGGAATATCAACTCAAACGGGGCGCAGATCCCTGTTCCAGCCTACAAACTAAGGTGATTGAATTATCCTCATTGTTCCAACCTGTCCACCGTCGTCGTTAA
- a CDS encoding ATP-dependent 6-phosphofructokinase produces MGEIKRIGILTSGGDCAGLNAVIRSVVHHAIGTYGWEVIGIQEATQGLMENPPKAIALHRDNIDHLLMMGGTFLGTTNKGNPFAFPMADGTVRDRTEDIIAGYRQLKLDALIGIGGDGSLAILRRIAQQGGINLVGIPKTIDNDVGATEISIGFDTATNIATEALDRLHFTAASHNRVMVLEVMGRDAGHIALAAGIGGGADIILIPEIPYRIESVCNKIRQRQAQGKNFCLVMVSEAVRTELGDQVKQIQQFGEDRYGGIGKYIAEQIAQRTGAETRVTVLGHIQRGGIPSPFDRLLGSVFGVAAVDLIAEGKFDHMVAWRNRQTISVPIEDAIQTYQTVELDGTLVKTARGLGICLGND; encoded by the coding sequence ATGGGGGAAATTAAACGCATTGGCATTTTGACCAGTGGAGGAGACTGCGCCGGACTAAACGCTGTAATTCGCTCTGTGGTACACCATGCCATTGGCACCTACGGTTGGGAAGTGATCGGCATTCAGGAAGCTACCCAGGGGTTAATGGAAAATCCCCCCAAGGCGATCGCCCTGCACCGGGATAACATTGACCATTTATTAATGATGGGGGGCACTTTTTTGGGCACCACCAATAAGGGCAATCCCTTTGCTTTTCCCATGGCCGACGGCACTGTACGGGACCGCACCGAAGATATTATTGCCGGTTATCGACAATTGAAACTAGATGCATTGATTGGCATTGGCGGGGATGGTAGTTTAGCCATTTTGCGCCGCATTGCCCAACAGGGGGGCATTAACTTGGTGGGTATTCCCAAAACCATTGACAACGATGTGGGGGCAACGGAAATTTCCATTGGTTTCGACACCGCCACCAACATTGCCACCGAAGCCCTCGATCGCCTCCATTTCACCGCCGCTAGCCATAATCGAGTCATGGTACTAGAAGTTATGGGACGGGATGCAGGGCACATTGCCCTGGCGGCTGGCATTGGGGGAGGAGCGGATATTATTCTTATTCCCGAAATTCCCTATCGCATCGAAAGTGTGTGCAATAAAATTCGCCAACGTCAGGCCCAGGGGAAAAACTTTTGCCTCGTGATGGTGTCGGAAGCAGTGCGGACGGAATTGGGCGATCAGGTCAAACAAATTCAACAGTTTGGCGAAGATCGCTATGGGGGCATCGGTAAATACATTGCGGAACAGATTGCCCAGCGTACTGGGGCAGAAACTAGGGTCACTGTGCTGGGACATATCCAACGAGGTGGCATTCCTTCCCCCTTCGATCGCCTATTGGGCAGTGTGTTTGGGGTGGCGGCGGTGGATTTGATTGCGGAAGGTAAATTCGACCACATGGTGGCTTGGCGCAATCGTCAGACTATCAGTGTGCCCATTGAGGACGCCATCCAAACCTATCAAACGGTGGAGTTGGACGGCACCTTGGTAAAAACTGCCCG
- a CDS encoding WD40 repeat domain-containing protein yields the protein MTAMLSCLTQQQELLRSLADRVGQRATQDDLYFCLAGQFTWVEDWYSTAIAGEILILDAGEKQQLSRVLQQWEQFTGQVILITGLTEEPDPQAFLAQLASVKQQRCGEKHFHWVVLVPPAIEEAFRGLQTFLDGKSHWLDLRLGAGDLEQCTDELWQWIWREPSPFAPEQRQQMRANLSPWLAEIVDQKKNLELEPISILQAKLSLLQGFARESQGEVGRKQARCHYQESLDVWQLLGDGEPIIWLSLRLAYLYLLQAYGEKSRGHQLWQQTRHYVATAIAVLENQQWRFANGEILKVAGEVLRGLEDWEQMRQMAENCLIFFYQLSPFAATDTTPERNEDKPWTELELQGLISLAYGYLCEALVEQWKFDEAKEALKRAFETRPKQAETQDYRPCLANLHYLSGRVQLANDQIKEALITLRQAQTLVSFDDDPRLSLAILVELRECYLQLQDWLGALAIDQEYQGREYRLGERVFIGPTPLPCWPEQRLCRHPLAPEKILGGTVPTPKAPEIKTNISSTWHGLQQVWTQKPMPVLVLTGEPGGGKTSWLAGEVMQQMSPERVIRLEFSPSWAEKLWAHLGERFSLPSLGQVTAPALLSTLEALPPLDLLLILDGDNGTLPWQQNLSLRRQELARALWQWLLTMAPSQGVRLLISLPPTAIADLYTELKGQLGEEQSLPPLQYQTIPPLTLGQAEAWLAQAMAQSRHPWPPSLQSQFLGDLAIDAGWEQEPWLHPIDLQLLGTVLEQQQITKSADYQGKKTDEWLTLAIQTYLAFLPPNLLKKALQLLKNLADGEQTLCLKTVDQLLIALYVPDSSEGETSPQFAQGDIQELQLLLVLLCRGRLVSVIYQGTVAYYRLSTPHLAHALRGKAIVLPSSALLSAGCRGSKSNPNALPPSPGDRQQENEDLVAALEAGPSAEEQVTAQKLKAAQLQYQKLVAGINLEKKCQFIFKQFVSYPLEALLAAVKTGQELQKLITPETSLVEYPSLAPWLCLHSILGQINEHNRCQHEAPVTGLRISPPIANAPPLLLTATNNGLAYLWSFHGELIAVLRGHQGAITAVDWSADGQYFATASVDRTVKLWQRHGQEIATLQGHEDGVRSVHFSPHHQFLITGSRDNTVRLWNFAGEQLTLCQGHTNWVRNAEFNCHGQILLSASRDGTARLWDLEGREIGLCQGHTSWVRNAQFSPDGQWILTGSADGTARIWDLGAQCVAVLRGHQNWVTNALWSPDGQHIITASNDGTARIWSAQGKCLAILRGHDHSIHSARFSSDGERVITCSTDGTARLWTHGGSVITILRGHQKDIYDADFSADGRYIFTVSADQTARQWDIAPKNIIVLSGHRHWVRNAHFSSKGDRLLTVSRDKTARLWTMDGECLAILADHQGWVREGQFSPDGQWVVTGSADKTAQLWNVFGKKLTTLRGHQDAVLNVRFSPDSQYIVTASKDGTARVWNNTGRELAVLRHYEKNIFAAEFSADGQFIVTAADDNTAGIWEIVGREVGLCRGHEGPVYFAQFSPDSRYVLTASVDNTARIWDFLGRPLVTLAGHQSIVYQAQFSPDGDLIATASADHTARLWDRNGKTVAVLYGHQSLVSTVNWSPDGQMVVTASNDGTARLWDRSGRELMTLEGHGNWVRSAEFSPDGNWVLTASADGTARLWPLKTLPQLLDQGRQWLKDYLTHNALVATADRPNPNVI from the coding sequence ATGACTGCCATGTTATCCTGCCTCACCCAGCAACAAGAACTTTTGCGGTCCCTCGCTGACCGGGTTGGGCAACGGGCGACCCAGGACGATCTTTATTTTTGCCTAGCGGGGCAGTTCACCTGGGTGGAAGATTGGTACTCGACGGCGATCGCCGGGGAAATCCTCATTTTGGATGCGGGGGAAAAGCAACAACTATCAAGGGTGTTGCAGCAATGGGAACAGTTTACGGGGCAAGTGATTTTAATTACTGGCCTGACGGAGGAACCGGATCCCCAGGCATTTTTGGCCCAGCTTGCCTCGGTGAAACAACAACGCTGTGGGGAAAAACATTTCCATTGGGTGGTGCTGGTGCCCCCCGCCATTGAAGAAGCTTTTCGAGGTCTGCAAACTTTTTTGGACGGCAAAAGCCATTGGCTGGATCTACGGTTGGGGGCCGGGGATTTGGAACAATGCACCGATGAACTGTGGCAATGGATTTGGCGAGAACCTTCCCCCTTTGCACCGGAACAACGTCAGCAAATGCGAGCGAATCTATCTCCTTGGTTAGCGGAAATTGTTGACCAAAAAAAGAATCTGGAGCTAGAACCCATCAGCATTCTCCAGGCCAAATTATCCCTGTTGCAGGGTTTTGCCCGGGAAAGCCAAGGGGAAGTGGGTAGAAAACAAGCCCGATGCCACTACCAAGAAAGTTTAGATGTGTGGCAACTTCTGGGAGATGGGGAACCAATTATTTGGCTGAGCCTGCGGTTAGCTTACCTTTACCTACTCCAAGCCTATGGGGAAAAAAGCCGTGGTCACCAACTTTGGCAACAAACTCGTCACTATGTCGCCACGGCGATCGCCGTTCTGGAAAATCAACAATGGCGCTTTGCCAATGGGGAAATTTTAAAGGTGGCAGGGGAAGTGCTGCGGGGATTGGAAGATTGGGAACAAATGCGGCAGATGGCAGAAAACTGTCTAATTTTTTTCTATCAACTGTCCCCCTTTGCCGCCACGGACACCACCCCAGAACGGAATGAGGATAAACCCTGGACAGAGCTGGAATTACAGGGGTTAATTTCCCTGGCCTATGGTTATCTCTGTGAGGCGCTGGTGGAACAATGGAAATTTGACGAAGCCAAGGAAGCCCTAAAGCGAGCCTTTGAAACCCGCCCTAAACAAGCCGAAACCCAGGATTATCGCCCCTGTTTAGCAAATTTGCACTATCTCAGTGGTCGGGTGCAATTGGCCAATGACCAAATCAAAGAAGCTCTCATCACCCTGCGCCAGGCCCAAACCCTGGTGTCCTTTGACGATGACCCCCGTCTTTCCCTAGCTATTCTGGTGGAATTGCGGGAATGCTATCTACAGTTGCAGGACTGGCTGGGGGCATTGGCCATTGACCAGGAATATCAAGGCCGGGAATATCGTTTGGGAGAACGGGTGTTTATTGGCCCCACCCCTCTGCCCTGTTGGCCAGAACAACGCCTTTGCCGCCATCCCCTCGCCCCGGAAAAAATCCTTGGTGGAACGGTGCCCACTCCTAAAGCTCCGGAAATAAAAACAAATATTTCCTCTACCTGGCATGGATTACAACAAGTCTGGACCCAGAAGCCAATGCCCGTCTTGGTGCTGACGGGGGAACCGGGGGGGGGCAAAACCTCTTGGCTGGCTGGAGAAGTGATGCAACAAATGTCTCCGGAACGGGTAATAAGACTGGAGTTTAGCCCCAGTTGGGCAGAAAAATTGTGGGCTCATCTGGGGGAGCGTTTCAGTCTCCCTTCCCTGGGCCAAGTCACAGCTCCAGCATTGCTCTCTACCCTAGAAGCCTTACCCCCGCTGGATCTGCTCCTAATTTTGGATGGGGATAACGGTACCCTGCCCTGGCAACAAAATCTGTCCCTCCGTCGGCAGGAACTGGCCCGGGCACTCTGGCAATGGCTGTTGACGATGGCTCCATCCCAGGGAGTACGTTTATTGATCTCTCTACCCCCCACGGCGATCGCCGATCTTTATACGGAGTTAAAGGGACAATTGGGGGAAGAACAATCTTTGCCGCCCCTGCAATATCAAACCATCCCCCCTCTCACTTTGGGGCAGGCGGAAGCCTGGTTAGCCCAGGCCATGGCCCAATCCCGCCATCCTTGGCCCCCCAGCCTACAGTCTCAGTTTTTGGGGGACCTAGCCATAGATGCCGGCTGGGAGCAGGAACCCTGGCTCCACCCCATTGATTTACAACTGTTGGGAACCGTATTAGAACAGCAACAAATTACTAAATCGGCGGATTACCAGGGTAAAAAAACCGACGAATGGCTCACCCTAGCCATCCAAACATATCTAGCCTTTCTGCCGCCCAATTTACTCAAAAAGGCTCTGCAATTGCTAAAAAATTTGGCCGATGGCGAGCAAACTCTCTGCCTTAAGACCGTCGACCAACTATTGATTGCCCTCTATGTCCCAGATAGTTCGGAAGGGGAAACCAGCCCCCAATTCGCCCAGGGAGACATCCAAGAACTGCAACTGCTGCTGGTACTGCTCTGCCGTGGTCGGTTGGTCAGTGTAATTTACCAAGGCACCGTGGCCTATTACCGCCTCAGTACCCCCCATTTAGCCCACGCCCTCCGGGGAAAAGCAATCGTGCTTCCCTCCTCTGCGCTCCTTAGTGCCGGCTGCCGGGGTAGTAAATCCAACCCCAATGCCCTTCCCCCCTCCCCTGGCGATCGCCAACAGGAAAATGAAGACCTAGTGGCGGCATTGGAAGCTGGCCCCAGTGCGGAGGAACAGGTGACAGCCCAAAAGCTCAAGGCGGCCCAGTTGCAGTACCAAAAACTAGTGGCCGGTATCAACTTGGAGAAAAAATGCCAGTTTATTTTCAAACAATTTGTTAGTTACCCCCTAGAAGCCCTATTAGCAGCGGTTAAAACTGGCCAGGAATTGCAAAAGTTGATCACACCGGAAACCTCCCTCGTGGAATATCCTAGTTTAGCCCCCTGGCTTTGTCTCCACAGTATCCTTGGCCAGATCAACGAACATAATCGCTGCCAACATGAAGCCCCCGTCACCGGCTTGCGTATTAGTCCTCCCATTGCCAATGCCCCCCCCCTATTGCTCACCGCCACCAACAACGGGCTGGCCTATCTTTGGTCTTTCCATGGGGAATTGATTGCCGTTTTGCGGGGCCACCAGGGAGCTATTACCGCTGTGGATTGGAGTGCCGATGGCCAGTATTTTGCCACTGCGTCCGTTGACCGCACCGTTAAACTTTGGCAACGCCACGGCCAAGAAATTGCCACTCTCCAGGGCCACGAAGATGGGGTAAGGAGCGTCCATTTTAGTCCCCATCATCAATTTTTAATCACCGGCAGTCGGGATAACACCGTTAGGCTCTGGAACTTTGCTGGGGAACAACTTACCCTCTGTCAGGGCCACACCAATTGGGTCCGTAATGCAGAATTTAACTGCCACGGCCAAATTTTGCTATCCGCTTCCAGGGATGGCACTGCCCGGTTGTGGGATTTGGAAGGTCGGGAAATTGGCCTTTGTCAAGGTCATACCAGTTGGGTCCGCAATGCCCAATTCAGTCCCGATGGACAATGGATCCTCACCGGCTCCGCCGACGGCACTGCCAGAATTTGGGATCTGGGGGCCCAATGTGTTGCTGTTTTGAGGGGACACCAAAACTGGGTCACCAATGCCCTCTGGAGTCCTGACGGCCAGCATATTATCACTGCTTCCAATGATGGTACTGCTAGGATTTGGAGCGCCCAGGGTAAATGTTTGGCTATTTTGCGAGGCCATGACCATAGCATCCACTCCGCTCGCTTCAGCTCCGACGGCGAAAGGGTAATCACCTGTTCCACCGATGGCACCGCCCGACTTTGGACCCATGGGGGCAGTGTAATCACCATTCTCCGGGGTCACCAAAAGGATATTTATGACGCTGATTTCAGTGCCGATGGTCGCTATATTTTCACTGTGTCCGCCGATCAAACGGCCCGGCAGTGGGATATTGCCCCGAAAAATATCATTGTCCTCTCCGGCCACCGCCATTGGGTCCGCAATGCCCATTTCAGTTCCAAAGGCGATCGCCTGTTGACGGTTTCCCGGGATAAGACAGCCCGTTTGTGGACCATGGACGGGGAATGCTTGGCAATATTGGCGGATCACCAAGGCTGGGTGCGGGAAGGGCAATTTAGTCCCGATGGGCAATGGGTGGTAACGGGCTCAGCGGATAAGACGGCTCAACTATGGAATGTCTTTGGCAAAAAGTTGACCACCCTGCGGGGGCACCAGGATGCAGTGTTGAATGTGCGCTTTAGTCCCGATAGCCAATACATTGTCACCGCTAGCAAGGACGGCACTGCCCGGGTTTGGAACAATACTGGGCGAGAATTAGCTGTGTTGAGGCACTACGAAAAAAATATTTTTGCCGCGGAGTTCAGCGCGGATGGCCAGTTTATTGTCACAGCGGCAGATGATAATACAGCGGGCATTTGGGAAATTGTTGGCCGGGAAGTGGGTCTGTGCCGGGGCCATGAAGGTCCAGTCTATTTTGCCCAATTTAGCCCGGATAGCCGCTATGTCCTGACCGCTTCGGTGGACAATACCGCCAGGATTTGGGATTTCCTTGGCCGTCCTCTGGTGACGTTGGCAGGACACCAAAGCATTGTTTACCAAGCTCAATTTAGTCCCGATGGGGATTTGATTGCCACTGCCTCGGCCGATCATACCGCCAGGCTCTGGGATCGTAACGGTAAAACGGTGGCGGTGCTATATGGTCATCAAAGTTTGGTCAGCACCGTTAACTGGAGTCCCGATGGTCAAATGGTGGTCACCGCTTCCAATGATGGCACCGCTAGGCTGTGGGATCGTTCTGGGCGGGAATTAATGACCCTGGAGGGCCACGGCAACTGGGTCCGCTCGGCGGAATTTAGTCCCGATGGCAATTGGGTGTTGACCGCTTCTGCCGATGGTACAGCCCGTCTTTGGCCACTGAAAACTTTACCCCAGTTATTAGACCAGGGTCGACAATGGTTGAAGGATTACCTCACCCATAATGCTTTGGTGGCCACGGCCGATCGCCCTAATCCCAATGTGATTTAG
- a CDS encoding dynamin family protein gives MNIEAKLSQARSWLDELGNAISDLVGVAPEVFEDEKLKQDLADFRRAYDQAVHDLANPSLRIAMIGTTSSGKSTIVNALIGRRIAPIEAGEMSGGVLRIKHGQGSHLKIEETEGAAWETGEWSGLSDEEIYDRIQRTMHTYHEVRRKADYIAPQIEVRLPILPACDRELSGLPEGLAIEFVDLPGLKSIQDRGNLQVIQSLVGKAFCLVALDYGQVDEVHRQKLLGELKQIIDYFDGKTDSMIFILNRVDNRKSDDIPLESRITKLSQEIKENLKLSEYPDIIPFSANILYQAQCAWGINNLKGSSLVAQTERLKRLRAMFSDCSSLITKEIEKSKKPSTPLPVKGTFKKILLQNQDLKSWFRYIEDRVREEKKITDEMMQTLVKYALLWSGGNSLWSCIRSRINNSFEELVVNPILMDVYVSSDAVIERLNLKLEATKGSNEEIELKIQQIKEKRPTLKEQLQEKKIFFINEINDFIEDLIKIGLSYSNPALASINNDDDLSIFTTLRNESSNGKLLMEMNVAIKYIQSELNKELITKLLDAFESNKPSYDLEDELNNFLSPPLAKSLARSYDTVSRLIGDYKLEDDLMIKSIPITDQQAIEKLREDEHTILMLYENMDQAIREKTEFLIQAQEPKLLGFVEKLFDNYIQELCSIFNEIELPIKQSILADWKNKTKNSSQFSSLPEDIFNISEPIFVESKDKKKEFAGTESYYVDVQKTRYEQYTETYKKKFLFFFKKDATRTSTRPVKYTEKEEKERKIFKDVEYRKFAFPKPIVMARQWSDAVESDKMALLDVLKIWMSQYADQSIEQFEIISNEVLDFAEISLDETQNSLNLNLEQQQKLLEIIQPKFHQLLELRKEILR, from the coding sequence ATGAATATTGAAGCAAAGCTAAGTCAAGCCCGTTCCTGGTTGGATGAGTTGGGCAATGCCATTTCTGATCTGGTGGGGGTTGCGCCAGAAGTGTTTGAGGATGAAAAGCTTAAGCAGGATTTGGCAGATTTTCGCAGGGCCTACGATCAGGCGGTGCATGATTTGGCTAATCCCAGTTTACGGATTGCGATGATCGGCACAACGTCTTCGGGCAAGTCAACGATTGTTAACGCCTTGATTGGCCGACGAATTGCGCCCATTGAGGCGGGGGAGATGAGCGGCGGAGTTTTACGTATTAAGCATGGTCAGGGTAGTCATTTAAAGATTGAGGAGACTGAAGGAGCGGCCTGGGAAACGGGGGAATGGTCTGGTTTGAGCGATGAGGAAATTTATGACCGCATTCAACGCACAATGCATACTTACCATGAGGTGAGGAGAAAAGCAGACTATATTGCGCCCCAAATTGAAGTAAGGCTACCGATTTTGCCTGCTTGTGATCGGGAATTATCAGGACTACCGGAAGGGTTAGCGATTGAGTTTGTGGATTTACCGGGTTTAAAGTCTATCCAAGATCGGGGAAATCTTCAGGTGATTCAATCCCTTGTCGGTAAGGCTTTTTGTCTAGTTGCACTGGATTATGGACAGGTTGATGAAGTGCATCGTCAGAAATTGTTGGGAGAATTAAAACAGATTATTGATTATTTTGACGGCAAAACAGACTCAATGATTTTTATTTTAAATCGGGTTGATAATCGTAAATCAGATGATATTCCCTTAGAAAGTCGAATTACTAAGCTAAGCCAAGAAATCAAAGAAAATCTAAAACTTTCAGAATATCCTGACATCATTCCCTTTAGTGCGAACATCTTGTATCAAGCTCAATGTGCTTGGGGGATTAATAACCTTAAAGGGTCATCTTTGGTTGCTCAGACTGAACGATTAAAACGATTAAGAGCAATGTTTTCTGATTGTTCTAGTTTGATAACAAAAGAAATTGAGAAAAGTAAAAAACCTTCAACACCTTTACCAGTAAAGGGCACTTTTAAAAAAATTCTCTTGCAAAATCAGGATTTAAAATCGTGGTTTCGTTACATTGAAGATCGGGTTAGGGAAGAAAAAAAGATTACTGACGAAATGATGCAGACATTGGTGAAGTATGCTTTACTTTGGAGTGGCGGGAATAGTTTATGGAGTTGTATTCGGTCAAGAATTAATAATTCTTTTGAGGAATTGGTAGTCAATCCGATATTAATGGATGTTTATGTCAGTAGTGATGCTGTGATTGAGAGATTAAATTTAAAGCTTGAAGCTACTAAAGGAAGCAATGAAGAAATTGAACTAAAAATTCAGCAAATAAAAGAAAAGCGTCCTACATTGAAAGAACAATTGCAAGAAAAAAAGATTTTTTTTATCAATGAAATTAATGATTTTATTGAAGATTTAATTAAGATTGGGCTTTCATATAGTAATCCAGCTCTTGCATCTATCAACAATGACGATGACCTTAGTATATTTACTACTCTTAGAAATGAAAGTTCAAATGGCAAACTTTTAATGGAAATGAATGTCGCAATTAAATATATTCAGTCAGAGCTAAATAAAGAATTGATAACGAAATTATTGGATGCTTTTGAATCTAACAAACCATCCTATGATTTAGAAGATGAGCTTAATAATTTTCTTAGCCCACCTCTCGCCAAAAGCCTTGCTCGCTCTTACGATACTGTGAGCAGACTAATTGGTGATTATAAGCTAGAAGATGATTTAATGATAAAATCTATCCCCATAACTGATCAGCAAGCCATAGAAAAGTTAAGAGAAGATGAACATACAATCTTGATGTTATATGAAAATATGGATCAAGCCATTAGGGAAAAAACAGAATTTTTAATTCAGGCTCAGGAACCCAAACTACTAGGTTTTGTTGAGAAGCTTTTTGATAACTACATCCAGGAACTATGTTCAATTTTTAATGAAATCGAACTTCCTATTAAACAGAGTATCTTAGCAGACTGGAAAAATAAAACTAAAAATAGTAGCCAATTTTCTTCATTGCCTGAAGATATATTTAATATTTCAGAACCAATATTTGTAGAATCTAAAGACAAGAAAAAAGAATTTGCTGGCACTGAATCATATTATGTTGATGTGCAGAAAACTCGCTATGAGCAATATACAGAGACCTACAAGAAAAAATTCCTATTCTTTTTTAAGAAAGACGCTACCCGCACCAGCACTCGTCCAGTTAAATATACTGAAAAGGAAGAGAAAGAGCGTAAAATTTTTAAAGATGTAGAATACCGTAAATTTGCCTTCCCTAAACCTATTGTGATGGCCAGGCAATGGTCAGATGCTGTTGAGTCAGACAAAATGGCATTATTAGACGTTTTAAAAATTTGGATGTCTCAATATGCCGATCAATCTATTGAACAATTTGAAATCATTAGCAATGAAGTTTTAGATTTTGCTGAAATAAGCTTAGACGAAACACAAAATTCACTTAATTTGAATTTAGAACAACAACAAAAATTATTAGAAATTATTCAACCTAAATTTCATCAGTTACTTGAATTAAGAAAGGAGATTTTACGATAA